The window CGCGTCGAGTACGCGTCGTTCGGCGGCCTCTCCACCGCGGACGTGCTCTCCGGGGACACGGAAACGCTGTCGGCCGCGGGCGAACGCGCGCTCGACCGCCTGCGGGACGAGCCGACGCTCGACCGGTTCGTCGCTGCGTCCCGGACGTTCGCCGCGGAGGCCGGCCTGCTGACTGACGACATCGACGAGGTCGTCGGGGACGTCCTGGACGCGGGCGGGCGGGCGTCGATGGCGATGCTCGGCCGGACGGTGTTCGCGCTCGGTCACGGCCTCACGGACGCGGGGTACGACGCCGAGGCCTGCCGGATTCATCCCGCGGGCGCGACGCTCCAGTAAACGGCTCTTTTTTGCCGGGGCGGGCGTGAGAATGGGTATGAGCGACGTGGATGTGCCGGAAGACCACCCGCGCTACGAGTCACTCCTCACCCGCCACCGCATCGAGGAGGGCGTCGAGAAGGGGATCACGAGCAAGCAGGGACTCATCGCGGAGGGGCGCGGCGAGGCGTTCGACTACCTCCTCGGCGAGGAGACGACGGAGAGCGCGGAGGCGGCCGAGCGCGCCGCGGCCGCCCACCTCCTGCTCGCCGACCATCCCGTGCTCTCCGTGAACGGGAACGTCGCCGCGCTCGTCCCCGGTGAGATGGTAGAGCTGGCGGAGGCGGTTGGCGCGGATCTCGAAGTCAACCTCTTCAACCGCACCGAGGAGCGGATGCGCGCCATCGCCGACCACTTGCGCGAGCACGGCGCGAGCGAGGTGAAGGGGCTCGCGGCGGACGCTCGCATCCCGGGGCTGTCACACGAGCGCGCGAAGGTGGACGCGGACGGTATCTACGACGCGGACGTGGTGCTCGTTCCGCTGGAGGACGGCGACCGCGCGGCGGCGCTCGCGGCGATGGGGAAGACGGAGATAGTCGTCGACCTGAACCCGATGAGTCGGTCGGCGCGGAGCGCGGCCGTCCCCATCATCGACAACATCATGCGCGCGGTTCCGAACGTCACACGGCACGCGCGCGACCTCGCGGACGCGAGCGACGAGGAGCGCCGCGACATCGTCGAGTCGTTCGACCGGACGGCGGCGCTGGCCGACGCGGAGCACCGAATCCGGGAGGGCGTGGGCGACCGATAGAACTACGTTGTTTTAGGCTAGCCTAAATCGTATGCGTGGTGTGACGCTCGACGGTCTCCGTCGGCGACTGGACGACCTCGCGACCGGCGGCCCCTACCGCGTCGCCTGCCTCGACACGGGCGAACGACCGCATCCGGTCACCGGCCAGCAGTACCCCGACCGGGAGACGGCGAGCGAAGCCGCGGAACTCGCGGCCCAGTACCGGAACCGACTCGCCGCGTACGACCCGCGCGCCCCGATATACGACCTCGCCGTCGAACACGCCCGCGGAACCGACGGCGCACCGCCCCGAGAGGCGTGTAGCCGGCTCGCGGGCGCGCTGTTCGACGCGCTCGGGGACTGCGGCGAGACGGACGTGGAGCGGACGATTCTCGATACCTACCTCGCGGCCGCGAGCGAGACGACGGATCCCGACGCGCTCGGCGTCGCGCTCCTCGACACCATCGCCGGCGTGCTCGACGACGCGCTCCCGCCCGCCCGCCAGCAGGCCGTCGTCGCGAGCGCCACCGACCGCCGCTCGGAGAACGGGAACACGGTCGCGGACGCGCTCGACGCGCTGCGCGCGGGGTCGCTGCTGTCGGCGTACGCGTACCGCAGGCGGACCGGCCGCCTCGACCTCCGCCTCGACGGCTACGCGTTCGACGCGGACGGCGAGCGCCTGCCGACGCTCCCGCTGACGGTCGCGCTCGCGCGGGCGGATCGAACGGTCGCCGTCACCGACGCCCACCGCACGCCGGCGGGCGACTGGCGGCTGTCCGTCTCGCTGTCCGCCGACGCCCCGCGCGGTCTCGCGCGGACGGCCGTGACCCCCTACTCGAGGAGGTCGCGGGCGACGTCGGCGACCGCGGGCGCGGACTCGCCGAGCAGGTAGAGCACGGGCTCGATTCCGAACCCGCCGGACTGGTAGAGCACGGTCGCGTCCGGCCGGTCCGCGAACGCGTCCGCGACCGCGACGGACACGTCGTCGTAGTCGGCGTCGAACTCCGCGGTGACGCGTCCCGTTTTCTCGAGCGCGGCGACGAGCGCGGGGTCGTACCGGACGTTGAGCGCGGCGCTCGCGTCGCTCCCGTTCGCGCGCGCGGCGAGCAGAACGGACGCGACGTGCTCGGAGACGCCGAACGCCGGCTCACCGGGAACCTCGACGCGCCCCATCACGTCGAAGACGCGGCCGGGGACGCCCGCAACGTCCTCCACGGACTGCGCGTTCGACAGGCACTCCACGAGGTTCGACCCGACGTTCGGCACGAGTGTCGCGAACCCGCTCGCGTGTTCGAGCGTCCGCACGCCCCGCCGCACGCTCGACCGCACGCGCTCGCGAGCGAGGAGGTCGCTGTCCGGGTCGTGCACGCGGAAGTCGCCCTCGTACTCCGCGAGTTCGGGGACGGCGTCCTCGTGCAGGCGGGCGAGCACGTCCCCGCGCGCCTCCAGCTTCCGAATCAGGACTTCGGCCTCGACGAGCGCCTGCACCGTGCTCATGTCGCCGGACGCGAGTCCCTCGCCGACGCGCTCCACGAGGTCGCGCACCCGGTCGTCCTCAGCGACGCCCTCGTTGCGCGCCACCTCGCCCGTCGCGTACTTCGACACCGCGGACTGACTCACGCCGAGCACGTCCGCGACCGCCTGCTGGGTCAGCCCGCGCTCCCGGAGGTCCGCCGCGAGCATCGACCGGAACGTCGGGAGGAACTCCTCCACGACGAGCTCCTCGACGAACTTCACTGCTCGCCCC is drawn from Salarchaeum sp. JOR-1 and contains these coding sequences:
- a CDS encoding 4-phosphopantoate--beta-alanine ligase gives rise to the protein MSDVDVPEDHPRYESLLTRHRIEEGVEKGITSKQGLIAEGRGEAFDYLLGEETTESAEAAERAAAAHLLLADHPVLSVNGNVAALVPGEMVELAEAVGADLEVNLFNRTEERMRAIADHLREHGASEVKGLAADARIPGLSHERAKVDADGIYDADVVLVPLEDGDRAAALAAMGKTEIVVDLNPMSRSARSAAVPIIDNIMRAVPNVTRHARDLADASDEERRDIVESFDRTAALADAEHRIREGVGDR
- a CDS encoding thiamine-phosphate synthase family protein, coding for MKFVEELVVEEFLPTFRSMLAADLRERGLTQQAVADVLGVSQSAVSKYATGEVARNEGVAEDDRVRDLVERVGEGLASGDMSTVQALVEAEVLIRKLEARGDVLARLHEDAVPELAEYEGDFRVHDPDSDLLARERVRSSVRRGVRTLEHASGFATLVPNVGSNLVECLSNAQSVEDVAGVPGRVFDVMGRVEVPGEPAFGVSEHVASVLLAARANGSDASAALNVRYDPALVAALEKTGRVTAEFDADYDDVSVAVADAFADRPDATVLYQSGGFGIEPVLYLLGESAPAVADVARDLLE